The proteins below are encoded in one region of Candidatus Glassbacteria bacterium:
- a CDS encoding isochorismatase family protein, which produces MGRRQGQPVRCGRTRAHPGYRSRRCAPDRILTFPAANEVVMRDALIVVDMQRDFCTGGALAAHATDSLIAPVNALITDYGRADRLVIFSRDWHPADHCSFTQQGGQWPVHCVAGTEGAEFHSTLLIPRCHLVVSKATGADQDSYSAFDGPGLAALLKNLGIGSLALCGIATEYCVLATWQAAVDNGFEAVVHTGAIRPVAPGSEEEKQALEKFAAA; this is translated from the coding sequence ATGGGACGCCGACAGGGCCAGCCGGTCAGATGCGGCCGCACGCGTGCTCACCCCGGCTACCGATCCCGGCGATGCGCCCCTGATCGAATTCTGACATTCCCGGCCGCTAACGAGGTTGTGATGCGGGATGCGCTGATTGTTGTCGACATGCAACGGGATTTCTGCACCGGCGGCGCGCTGGCGGCCCACGCCACCGATTCGCTGATCGCGCCGGTCAATGCGCTGATCACCGATTACGGCCGGGCCGATAGGCTGGTGATATTCTCCCGCGACTGGCACCCGGCGGACCACTGCTCGTTCACGCAGCAGGGCGGTCAGTGGCCTGTCCACTGCGTGGCCGGCACCGAGGGCGCCGAGTTTCACAGCACTCTGCTGATCCCGCGGTGCCACCTGGTCGTCTCGAAAGCCACCGGCGCGGACCAGGACTCCTACTCCGCGTTCGACGGCCCCGGGCTGGCCGCGCTGCTGAAAAATCTGGGGATCGGATCGCTGGCACTCTGCGGGATTGCCACCGAGTACTGCGTGCTGGCCACCTGGCAGGCGGCCGTGGACAACGGGTTCGAGGCGGTGGTGCACACCGGGGCGATCCGACCGGTGGCGCCGGGCAGCGAGGAAGAAAAACAGGCGCTGGAGAAATTCGCTGCGGCCTGA